The Lottiidibacillus patelloidae genome contains the following window.
ATGAAATTTGAAATGAAAGAAGATGTTGGTTTTAAAGTAGATTTAGCATATGGCGAGTTACATGTCGCTGGAGACGAGGATTATGGATTTCGTCCTTTTCAACTAATGGTATCTTCCATTGCTGTCTGCAGTGGGGGCGTTCTAAGAAAAATACTAGCAAAGCAACGCGTAGAAATAACAAATATGACGATCGAAGCTGATGTAGAAAGAAATGAAGAAGAGGCAAATCGAATTGAAAAAATACATATTCATTTTTTAATTAGTGGTAAAGATCTCAAGGAAGAAAAATTAAGAAAAGCAGTTGAACTATCCTCTAAAAATTGTCCGATGGTTCAATCTGTTAAAGGAAGTATTGAAATAAAAGAAACATTTGCAATAGTTGATTAGGACATTGTTTAAAAATAAAATAAAAAATTTGAAAAAGGTGTATAAAGCATGCAACGGAAGAAATTCTTCTTATTAATTTTACTGATGGTTACAGCTATTGGTTTTGGGTTATCCTACTTTTTAGTAAATGACGATTCAAAAAGTGATTATCAAAATACAAGTGAAATAGTATTGAATGAAACATATAATATTTCTGCTTCTGTTAATAATTACGAATTAGAATTAGAAAATATAGAAACGAAGAACATGTATGGGGTAAAAGATACAACATACGATTTAATTCTTAAAAATAACTCTGGTGAAAATGTCGGATTAGCTTATGTAACACTTAGAGAAGTACCAAATGATGATATGTTTGTTTATGTGCATTTAAATGCCAAGGAAAACATTCAAATAACCCTATTAAATAAGTTGAAAAGTAATTCCTATCAACTAAAAGAATTAAACCGTTCAACAGCAGAAGTATATCCACATCGAAAGAAAAATAAAGTGGATCCGACAACTAATATATTTACTTATATTAATTTTATTAAGGAAGGAAAATCACAAGGTAGTATTTTTATTGGGGGACAGTATTTATTTAATAAATTAGAACATACTTACCCTGAAAGTAATAAAACAAGTACAGTCTATGAATTAATTTCAGAAAGAAGGGATATTCAAATTTCCCAAGATGAAGATGTCACGGAAGTCGCTATTACTACTACAGCTAATAACAGCCTCGGAGAATCCTGGTATCTCATTAGTAAAGACCAGTTATTTACTAGTGATGATGAATTTGAATTAGCTCAGAAAATAGGAATAGATGAATATAAGTGGCTAACTCCTACGGAAGTTATTACCAAATCTGTTTCTTCTATTTTTCCTTTCTCAGATATGGGTTACGTTCGCTCCTTAGTGCGTCAAAGCGCCAAAAAATCGATTATCGCGAATGAAGAAACAAAGGCTAGATTTTTCGAAGATATCAATTGGAATTCATTTGTTCAGTTGGAGTTAATTCGAGAAAATGATGGGCTCTGGTATTCTAATTACACTAGCACATGGCTCGAAGGGAAATATGGAATCCCTACCTATTATGTAGATACTAGACATAATGATAACATCTTTAGGGAGCAAATGAGGCGAGCAAACGTACTAGGCATAGACGAGTATAATGAAAATTATAAAATATATGCGGACTTTCTAATAGAAAAATTAGAAGAAGGTCAAACAATTAATACTGAAAATGGTATGTTTTTAGTTGATTACTTTTCTGATTATGGGCATAGCATGACTCACACATCATTAAACCATGGCTTAAGTTTAATGAATTATTTTTATTATTCATATCAGAAGTCAGGAGATGAAAAGTACCTAGAGGCAGGGGATAAACTTTTAAATGCACTTATTGATACAGGTGATCGTTGGATCGATGAAAAAGATGGAAGTCTTTTTTATCAAATAAACCAAGATAAATCATTTCAATCCAAAGATTATAAATTAGTTACTTATTATGATTTACTTTATACAAGAAAATTATTATTAGAGATTAAAGGTAGTTCTGTACCTATAGTTGAAAAATTAATTGATGTAAAAGTAAAATATTTAAAGAAGCATGACCTTAATACAGAAATAAATATGGCTAAGATTGAAGATTATGTTGGTATTATTGAATAAAAAAACAGCTTATGATTTTTCATAAGCTGTTTCTTTTGTATTCATCGTTCTACTTAGTAGACGCACGTTCTCTTCTGCCATTTGGATGCCTTCATTATAAAGGTGTTGGGCGATTGTTAACCTTACATTTTTTGCAGCGGTAAAATATATTTTATCTTCAACTAATCCGATAACTGTATACTCATATCCCCGGAATGTAGCATTTACTGATGTCATCCCGTACACTTGAAACTTTTCAATAATTTCTCCAGTTGGTGTTTTTAAAAGAAAATTCGTATGTTTTGCATTTAGTTCGTTACAGGCACCTTCCAAAACATTCATTACTTTAGCTGGGTTTTCTTGAAAGCTGATCGCTACTTTTTCGATTACTCTCATTTTGTGCATATTAAAATTGAGGATTTCAGAAACTTCACCATTTCTAATTGTTAGAAGTTTCCCACTCCATTGCCGGATTTTTAAAAGGCGTAATCCTATTTCTTCGACTGTTCCACTATATTCATTATTGACTGTAATAAAATCGCCTTTATGTAGTTGCTTTTCATATAAGAGCGTTACACCACTTAATATATCTTTTATTAAACTTTGTGCACCAAAACCAACAATGATCCCAATGACTCCTGCGCCAGCTAACAGCTTGCCTATTTCAACAAAGTGCGATAATGCAAAAATGATAATCCCTATGGAAGCTGCATATTGAGCAATGGAAACAATCATACTTTCTAATGTTTTTTCACGACGTTCTGATAAAAAATCAGTTTTTGCAAAAAAGCGCTGCACAGCTATGCGAATAATTACAACACTAAAATAGGCAATTAGTATTACTAAAAATAGCTGTACGAAAAAATTTGAAAGAATTGGCTTTGTCATCTCAATTATGTATGTCATTTTATTTCCTCCATTATAATAACTATTACCATTATATCACTTTGCTTTTTGAAGATTATTAATATTTCCTTTCAGGTGTACAAGTATAAAAAAAGGCATTATACTAAAAACTTACATTGAAGAGAACTTACTGGAGGAACTTATGCAAAAAGAGACGATTATTCGTGGTTTATTTTATATAGTGGGATTAGCAATTATATCTTTTGGAGTGCCTTTAACTATTGTGGCTGATTTAGGAACAGGTGCATGGGACGCTTTAAATGTGGGCCTTTCTGAAACGATTGGATTATCAGTTGGAAACTGGGTTATTATCGTTGGTTTACTTTTAATAGCAATCAATGCATTACTTTTAAGAACATTCCCAGATTTATATGCGATTATTACAGTTGTCCTTGTTGGTGAGATGATTGATTTTTGGTTAGAATTTGTATTCCAAGGATGGATGGCAACAACTTTATGGCTACAAATTGTCATTTTGTTTATTGGTATTGTGTTGCTTTCATTAGGAATTGCAACATATTTACAAGCAAAGTTTGCTTTTATTCCAATCGATGGATTTATGATGGCAATTCATAAAACGACTGGGTTAAGTGTTTCTATATCAAAAACTATAGGGGAATTAACAGCACTCGTTTTTGCCTTACTATTCTCAGGACCTATTTTTGTCGGAACAATTTTAGTAACATTTCTCATTGGACCTTTAATTCAATTATTTATTAAACCAATAGAAAAACTTTATGGATCATTTACAGCTAATAACCTTTACGATTTATCGTAAAGGTTATTTTTTTTTCGCATTTTTGGATAAAGCAGGCATAGAAAGAAGAAAATAAGCGAAATGAAGCAAACAAGGAGGAATAGTTATGAAGAAATTCACCGCAGTTATTGCAGCATTATTGCTTCTATTAATGAGTTCAAATGGTTATGGTTCTGTCTTTGCGGAAAAGAAAGAGGAAAAAAGTAAACAGTTTGAGGTTCCAAAGTCTGTTATTAATATCTCAAAGGAAAATACTTATCCAAATCCGGCTCAAGACTTGCCACATTTACAGCCTAGTGAATTAGCTAGTGAATTATTAGAAACTGCTGAAGTAAAAGTTGAGAATCCAAGTTTAATTCGATTATTAAATGAATCATCAATTAAAAGTACAC
Protein-coding sequences here:
- a CDS encoding OsmC family protein gives rise to the protein MKFEMKEDVGFKVDLAYGELHVAGDEDYGFRPFQLMVSSIAVCSGGVLRKILAKQRVEITNMTIEADVERNEEEANRIEKIHIHFLISGKDLKEEKLRKAVELSSKNCPMVQSVKGSIEIKETFAIVD
- a CDS encoding mechanosensitive ion channel family protein is translated as MTYIIEMTKPILSNFFVQLFLVILIAYFSVVIIRIAVQRFFAKTDFLSERREKTLESMIVSIAQYAASIGIIIFALSHFVEIGKLLAGAGVIGIIVGFGAQSLIKDILSGVTLLYEKQLHKGDFITVNNEYSGTVEEIGLRLLKIRQWSGKLLTIRNGEVSEILNFNMHKMRVIEKVAISFQENPAKVMNVLEGACNELNAKHTNFLLKTPTGEIIEKFQVYGMTSVNATFRGYEYTVIGLVEDKIYFTAAKNVRLTIAQHLYNEGIQMAEENVRLLSRTMNTKETAYEKS
- a CDS encoding YczE/YyaS/YitT family protein, which translates into the protein MQKETIIRGLFYIVGLAIISFGVPLTIVADLGTGAWDALNVGLSETIGLSVGNWVIIVGLLLIAINALLLRTFPDLYAIITVVLVGEMIDFWLEFVFQGWMATTLWLQIVILFIGIVLLSLGIATYLQAKFAFIPIDGFMMAIHKTTGLSVSISKTIGELTALVFALLFSGPIFVGTILVTFLIGPLIQLFIKPIEKLYGSFTANNLYDLS